The nucleotide sequence TGTATACAGAGATTATTTTTTGAGAGCTTGAGGTTGAAGGAAACAAcagccaaccaaccaaccaaccaaccaaccagccaacCAACCACCCAACCTACCAACCAACCacccaaccaaccaatcaaccaaccaaccaaccaaccaaccaaccaaccaaccaaccaacccagACATaggtacaatcaagaaagaagtttcaataagtaaaataaaataaaataaaataaaataaaataaaatgaaataaaatatcataTAATATTATCATATAATCAAAacgtatatatacatatttaaaatgctttttgttttccaggCTCTAAGATGACTTTGCAATACCTCATTTTAAAACGTTTACAAATATGCACCAGGCTGTTCAGCCTCAGTGTAATGTGCAAAAACTTAGAGCAGCTCTGTTTTGTTCTGATTTTTATTCCCTAATCTGTGCGTAACAGATTACACGGGGTTAATTCAGCACAAAAAATGTCATGAAGTCAGATTTACAGCTGAGCACGTGTTTGATTATGCACGTGATTATAACTGGATTGAAGTGAATGTGCAAGGGCACTGCAGGGTGGGTACAGCTGTAAACACTGCTGAACAAAGGTCCTCATTCATCACTTCCTGAGTAAGTACAGATAATATAAATTCACACAAATAGGTAACACCCACAGTATGATAATCATCAACTGTGAGgttaaaatatgagtcaaaaACTGTCTGTTTGAGATCACTTCATTATGACTACTGGAAACCAGTTTTTGATGATATCACAAAATGGTTGTTAATGATCACAAAGAAAGACTGACAAACCACACTGCAGGTAtccagtaacatgtttattctgttttattggcGTAAATGTATACAAGGCCGTAAAGTTAATGACGGCTTAATCTGACTataaaaaacattcactgtcGTCTTTTACGGCCCTGCATTTGtaaaagaaagcaaacaaacaaacacaataaaactcAAGTAGTTTAGATGAACTGATTATTTTACAGGAGGAAGGACTCCGGTCGAAACATGTTGTTTGTCCTCCAATCAAGAAGTCTTCTTCTAGTCTGAGTCgctgctgcaggagctgctggaggactaaagggaggaaaaacagaaatactttAGTTAAATGTAAGATACAAAGTCTCTCTCATTCATGCAACATCTAATTCCATTATTGTGCCTTTGTGTAAACATAAATATTGAGATCTGTTCATTTATCTACTCCCCACGATAGCATTTCTCCTTTTGAACTCATTTTACTGGTGTGCTGCTACTGTTACATTAACCCGTTGtattaaatgcttgattctgattggtcataacCCCATAACAATGGTGATTGATTCTCATCAACAAATTCAACAACCTGATCTTCATATCAACACAAATCAGTCTAAGAAGTTTGGCAGATTTCacctttgcctgttgacactgtggcaaaacacaAGTTTTCAGAAGGATCAGAAAGCAGCACGGAGGATATTATTAATGTTACATTTGATTTATCTGGACAGCACAGAACATTTTCCTTCACAGTCCTATAACTCTGCCAAAGCTCAAACCATGTTGccatttgtgttttcttcaagtctgttttcttcaatttggtcgacgtctctttcactctgcagctcctgAGTGTTTAAACCTCACTCAGTGGTTTCTGCTCTCGTCTCTTGTGCTAGTGACTGATCAGCCCATAAGCCTTCAATCTAAagtttgtgctctccaaattgATTAAGGGTAATATTAAAAACACCTTTTCCATGTTGCTCACTGCTGCTATTTGAATGTGATGTTTTGGCTTAAAGGAAGAGGTAAAATCATAAAGAATATACTCCTTTCTtcagatttatttaatttgtgacGTGTGATCAAGTTGTCCctagggttttgaccaatcagagtaaggtatttaacacagctggctGTACAATCATATGTGAGAAAGCAGGGTTATAAAACAGTTTAATGCTCTTTTAGCAGAGCTTTCATATTGTACTGAactgatttacatatacactaGTATCTGACTAATAAGGATCAATTACAAGTAGAATAAGTTATTACGTCCTTGAATATTTGGATTTggaaataaacagttattacTGTTCTGTGGAGAAAACTCTCATCCTGATTTTCTTTAAAGGTCAAATGTATTTCTCACAGTAAACAAAGGCTGTCACTGCAGCATGCTGGGAATGTCTGACACTTACAGAGCAGCAGCACcaacatgaattaaaataactacacagaaataatcaatcttcaTTCCTATTcatctggtttgcttttgtttccttAAAGTGCATCAGTCTTAATAACACTGTTTCATTACCAgagaaaactcctcacaggagctcagTCCAgcattttgtattatttcttCAAAGGCAGCAGCCTCCTTCATCATGtagttatgttttttgttgGTAGGGGGGGTTAGAGTATTGACTGTGGTACAATTAAGAGACACCATCAAATGAACTTTActataataaacaaacaaacaaactgaacctTACCCCGTGACACTTCTTGCCTTTCTTGTGGCAGTGACCATGCATGTGACCGTGCCTGTGCCTGTGCCCACGTCCATGTCCGTGTCCGTGTCCATGTCCGTGCCCATGTCCATGTCCATGCCCATGTCCATTTCCATGCCCATGCCCATGTCCATGATGTCCACGCCCACGCCCACGCCCAAAACCACGCCCAAAACCACGCCCAGGAAGCGCATACCCGTGCCCATGATTACATccataatcacaaccataaccacAACTATGCCCATGATTGTGGCCATGGCTGTGACCATGATCATGCCCATGGTGATCATGACCATGACTATGACCATGTCCATCCCCACAACCAGTCACTGGTCCATGACTATGTCCTCCATGTGAAGGATATGCAGGTGGACAGGGCTGAGGAGCACAGGGCTGGGGTGCGCAGGGCTGAGGAGGGTACGGCTGAGGAGGGCAGGGCTGGGGCGGATACTGTGGGTATCCTGGCTGAGGATTAAAGCCAGTGGGATACTGGTTTCCTGGTTGAGCACAAGAGGTTTGGttgagctttttatttttcaatttcatttaAATCGTTGCTTGATAAATTTTGTTAGGTTAAAGTCAGAGTAAAGTGAAAATAGTCTCATTAAATGAGTTATTTACCTGAATTTTGCccccacattttaaatttgtagATCCAaaccctgaaacagaaaacaagctTTATGTAAAATAATCCCCTCTTTATGTAACCCAGAAAATACTGTTATGAAAAAGAATGACGCATTTAAACAGCGTGCAGAAAATACAGTTGCTAATGTCACAACAGGCAAAGCAGTTTAGGAGTATTACATCATGCATCAACTACTTTGGAGAAAGCTTCCCGTCACTGGGATAAGGCTTACTGAGAAAAACAGGGtgctgaaatatttaaatacagTTAACAGAAGTAGTATGTGAAAGCAAGAAGATCAATCTTTGAATAAAACGTATACTCAAACGTACACAGTACATATTTTTCTCTGGTAATTACGCCATCATAGGAGGGAACTTACCGTGTGCTGAAGCGCAGTTCCAAAAAAACAACCCTCAGCTGGCTCTGCTTCCTTTTGTTGATGGAGCCACACCTCAGACTAAAATGAATCCAATGGCAATCATCAGGGGCAGGGCCCGAAGCTCACCACATCTGTTTGAGCTGTGACCACACTCTAGATTTTGTTGTCATCAGGATTATGtacaacaatattaataatgtcTTTGCCTCAATGTGGCACCAAATAATGTGTTGTCAAAACATTGTGTTATGCTTTACAgaacacattttcacattttacaaacaatgttgccacaaatcaacaagtttttttatttttttatttttgacctCCATCAGCTTTGTGTTTACTAATGTATCAAAATGCTTCCTCTTCAGTCACCTTACGTCCTGATTAGCTACCGTATCCTTCCAGGTGACAATCCACAGTGTCTGTGCTCGGCCGTCCCCAGGGTTCCCTTCACACAACAGGATATCTGATTTTAGaaatttaacatgtttaataattaatattagAAAATCGGTGCAGCTCCGATATTATTCCAAGCAGATCAGGGAAACTAAAAGTACTCTTGACATacctcacaccacaggaaatGAGTGCAAAACAGGCCTGATTATCTTAAAGCCTGTACCTCGCTTAATCTGATTTCAATGTTGAAATTAGGTTGAAAACTTAATGAAGTCAAGTCTTGATGTCAAATAACAAATTCTAACTACCTTTCAACATGTTAAAATACTAATATGACATCATCATGTcaggaaacacatttttctcttgataatttgtttatttcagagttGAAAGGAGGACAGTAATGACTACTATGGCTGCATTTCTAACAAGTCAATTTCCACAGGATGGGAAATCTGGTCTTTGCAAGGATTCAATTTCAAGACATTTTTATTATCTCGATTTTTATCCAGGAGAATGGGAGGAGTGGAACCAAAATCATACCcaacaaagcagaaacacacactgtgtttcCTCTGTCAGACAGAAATGCAAAACAGTATTACATCCTACACCACCATCTCTTCTGATCCAAGGCCCATGAAGGTCTATGATTGTTCAACTTTCTGTAGATTTTACAACGCATCAAAGTGAAAGAGGCCAGAAACACAGCTTCATATTATCCAAATGTGTAAACAGCTGATCAAACCAGCCAATCAACCTGAATGTCTCACCTGTCAGAACAGAGCGAGACTGAAGCTGCACGTGTGAAGAGAACTCATCAGTCTTTGTTTTCACCATGAAATTTATTGCTTGAGTTTTTGCTTCATAGTCTGTGAAACCAAACGTGTCTTATTACATGAGATGAAAGCTCGCTTACATGTGCAGAGTTTTGAATGTGACATTGAGTTATAGGATAATTTGATTCTTGCATTAGAAGCAATAACAAAGGTTTGCAGATGTTTCTCGTCATCATCCAGGAGTCTTCATTTAATCGgagtcgctgctgctgctgctgctgctgctgctgctgctgcaggagctgctggaCGACTGGAGCAGAGACGtagaaaagacaaaagaaaagaaaaagagacaaagagttGGGATTAGTTTGTCTATTATAAATCAATTTTACTGTCAGCAGAGAGGAAGTGGATTGTGTCCTAGGCtctattcacacatgcacagaactCCCAAAAGTTTCCTGTTTGGACTGCATGTGTGAACCCAAACTGCTTAGATTTTCACCCCGACTTTACCACAAccttttaacatattttaaaagttcATGAACAATTTGGTCTGTGTTGAAACAGTCTGTGGGAAGCTTTGGACATACGTCTTATCTTAAGGAAATTAATACAAGAAGGTTTGGATGTTGCTTCTCAGTTGAATTACTTTATACgtttatctttttaaatacaatatGACATCTTTCAGAAGCGTCAGGGTTAGTAGTcttaatgcatttttttaagtGGAGACAGTGagagtaaataaatatgttCATTTGTCAAATAAAAACCTGGATCCATGTCTGCCTGGCTGACACCTAATAATTCAACAAGATAAATATTAGATagagataaaataaaagttgCACCCAATAAAACTGTCTCAGTCTGTTCTGagttaacattaaaaacatcttcAGTGTCTGTGATCTGCACAGGTTGAATGACACAATCTTTCAAAGCTTCACATCTGAGTTCAAATAaaactgacttcctgtttttaatttaaacttaGCAGAGTCTCACCCCGTGGCAGTCCTTCCCCTTCTTGTGGCACTTGCGGTGTTTGTGTCCATTCTTGTGCCTGCGTTTACGTTTCGGACCACATCCTTGTCCTTGCCCACCACCGTGTCCATGAccgtgtcctcctcctcctcctcctcctccgtgtcCATGTCCATGACCATGACCATGGCCATGACCATGGCCTCCCCGGCCACAGCCCCCTCCTGTAAGAAGTCAATACTTTGTGAATAGGAAAGTCAAATATGTAGGAAGAAAGAGGTTTGGGTAAAGAGGATTTCATTTACctttgtttttatgcatttcAAACCCTCAGGcctgaaattaaaaagaaaacattaaaagattaaaatcacagcagcagacagacgTATGGATGTCCTCGAGGGCACAAAGATACAAGTGATCCATTTTCTGATTCTGACCTCCAGTGTTTTTCTGTACCGTGACACTGGCGGACAAAGAACAGCTGAATATTTTTGCCATTTTTATCTTATCTTCATATACGAAACTTTGAaatcaagtaaaaaaacaaagctggagCTGGAGAAAGCAAGATCATTTTGCTTGTTTCTGAACATAAATAAGAGACAAGTCTTCGTCTTTGCAACTACTCAAGCTTAAAGTCGTTTTACCAAAAAATCAACAGAATTTCTTTCATTACGTGGTCCCCTCAGAAGCAAGCACCTGAGCTAATTGATTacaataagacaaaaacactttcaGGTCAGGAAAAACTGCTATAAATTATCTAAAATACCCCAAAACTGCAGTCACGCTCTGCAAACGTAagct is from Notolabrus celidotus isolate fNotCel1 chromosome 10, fNotCel1.pri, whole genome shotgun sequence and encodes:
- the LOC117820236 gene encoding uncharacterized protein LOC117820236 isoform X2 translates to MDMVIVMVMITMGMIMVTAMATIMGIVVVMVVIMDVIMGTGMRFLGVVLGVVLGVGVGVDIMDMGMGMEMDMGMDMDMGTDMDTDTDMDVGTGTGTVTCMVTATRKARSVTGPPAAPAAATQTRRRLLDWRTNNMFRPESFLL
- the LOC117820236 gene encoding keratin-associated protein 21-1-like isoform X1, which produces MMVWIYKFKMWGQNSGNQYPTGFNPQPGYPQYPPQPCPPQPYPPQPCAPQPCAPQPCPPAYPSHGGHSHGPVTGCGDGHGHSHGHDHHGHDHGHSHGHNHGHSCGYGCDYGCNHGHGYALPGRGFGRGFGRGRGRGHHGHGHGHGNGHGHGHGHGHGHGHGHGHGRGHRHRHGHMHGHCHKKGKKCHGSSSSSCSSDSD